In a single window of the Populus alba chromosome 16, ASM523922v2, whole genome shotgun sequence genome:
- the LOC118051257 gene encoding serine/threonine-protein kinase BLUS1: MADELDQESEARLQYPTDPTAYRLLEEIGGTGSSATVHKAICIHNISKSTFVAIRIFDLEQYPADFDGLRRETKTMLLHSHPNVLASHLSFAVDRYLWVVMPYMSAGSLQPIISSHFPDGLPELSIAIILKETLQGLCYIHDQGRIHTDIKAGNILIDTENGSIKLADRGKSVSIYDLRSVVGSSPLSPSSRMRLTDVAGTPYWMAPEVIHDLDAGYSLKADIWSFGITALEIAYGRPPFSDLPPSKSLIMKINKRLGFSNYHEEKHKKDFKNKKFSKEFKDMVASCLDQDPSKRPSADQLLEYSFFKNCRGLDFLIKKVFDGLPNVEDTFKELKALQGTPNQITAGTDVEEEEERPESVGPSEKTRWISGWKLNEYEFNLVPEFSSDSEDDSFVKMVRFGGETIIPDTNIGFSVASIGSSDLEGSVEDHTGENMSGIEGIVEDFNQERIVLEGLMALKRSLDEQRRQVASIITLLGGEADGEEQLVQRIENLKRELDLEKEKNLKLEMELENIKIVISGANNDASSAAAADDDDDDAAFDDID, encoded by the coding sequence ATGGCAGATGAACTGGACCAAGAATCCGAAGCTCGACTTCAGTACCCAACAGACCCAACTGCATACAGACTCTTGGAAGAGATTGGCGGTACTGGTTCTAGCGCCACAGTTCACAAAGCAATATGTATCCACAACATCAGCAAGTCAACTTTCGTTGCAATCAGAATCTTTGATCTTGAGCAATATCCAGCCGATTTTGATGGTCTCAGACGTGAAACCAAAACCATGTTACTTCATTCACACCCTAACGTTCTTGCATCCCATCTTTCTTTTGCTGTTGATAGGTATCTTTGGGTGGTTATGCCTTACATGTCTGCTGGCTCTCTCCAGCCTATAATCTCTTCTCACTTCCCCGACGGACTACCAGAGCTAAGCATCGCAATAATTCTCAAAGAAACCCTCCAGGGATTGTGTTATATTCATGATCAAGGCCGTATACACACAGATATCAAGGCAGGCAACATTCTTATAGACACAGAAAATGGCAGCATAAAACTTGCAGATCGTGGCAAATCGGTCTCGATTTACGACTTAAGAAGCGTTGTGGGATCATCCCCATTGTCCCCCTCATCAAGAATGAGGTTGACTGATGTTGCAGGGACCCCATATTGGATGGCACCAGAGGTTATACATGACTTAGATGCAGGTTATAGTCTCAAGGCTGATATATGGTCTTTTGGTATTACTGCATTGGAAATAGCCTATGGTCGACCTCCTTTCTCTGACCTTCCTCCATCGAAGTCTTTGATCATGAAGATAAATAAGAGGCTTGGGTTCTCTAATTATCATGAAGAGAAGCACAAGAAAGATTTCAAGAACAAGAAgttctcaaaagaatttaaagataTGGTTGCTTCTTGTCTTGATCAAGACCCTTCAAAGAGACCTTCTGCTGATCAGCTTTTAGAGTATTCTTTCTTCAAGAACTGTAGAGGATTAGACTTTTTGATCAAGAAGGTTTTCGATGGGTTACCTAATGTTGAAGACACATTCAAAGAACTCAAGGCTTTACAAGGGACACCAAACCAGATTACTGCTGGCACTgatgttgaagaagaagaagagcgtCCTGAATCAGTTGGTCCAAGTGAGAAGACTAGATGGATCAGTGGTTGGAAACTAAATGAGTATGAATTCAATCTTGTCCCGGAATTCAGTAGTGATTCGGAAGATGATTCATTTGTGAAAATGGTTCGTTTTGGGGGTGAAACAATCATTCCGGACACGAACATTGGGTTCAGTGTGGCGTCTATCGGGTCAAGTGACTTGGAGGGTTCAGTGGAGGATCATACTGGTGAAAACATGAGCGGAATAGAAGGAATCGTTGAGGACTTTAATCAAGAGCGGATAGTGTTAGAGGGTTTAATGGCATTAAAGAGGAGTTTGGATGAGCAGAGAAGGCAAGTAGCAAGCATAATTACTCTGTTGGGCGGGGAGGCTGATGGAGAGGAACAATTGGTGCAGAGGATTGAGAATCTGAAGAGGGAGCTGGACCTTGAGAAGGAAAAGAACCTGAAGTTGGAGATGGAattggaaaatattaaaattgtgaTTTCTGGTGCAAATAATGACGcttcttctgctgctgctgctgatgatgatgatgatgatgcagcATTTGATGATATTGACTGA